The genome window GCATTGACGCGGTCGGGGACATGAGTATCGGCAACCACGCCGAGGGTAATCAGCGGCTCCATGCGTTCTCCAGCAGGCGGCGCAGGGTTTCGAGGGCCTGCGCGGTAGTTTGAAAATGCACCCCCACCAGCCCGGCGCGGCGCGCGCCTTCCACATTTTCCACAAAATCATCCACAAAGACGGTCTGCCCGGCAGAAGCGCCCAGATGCGCCAGCGCCGCCGCAAACGCCCGCGGATCGGGCTTGCGCGCGCCCAGCATGGACGAGGTCAGCCACACCTCGACGGCGCGGTCGAGCAGGTCGGCGGGCGCTCCGAAGGCGCACAACAGCGCGCGCAGGTCTCTCGTCCAGGCGTTGGAGAGCAAGCCCGTGCGCACGCGCGGACGCGCCTCTGCCAGAAACGCCAGCAGAGCGGTATCCACGCGGTCGCCCGCCCAGAACTGCTCGCGGAAGGCAGTCAACTGCGGAGCAGAAAGGCGCAGGGTGCGGGCAACGAAATCCCAGACGGCGGGCTCATCCGCCTCACCGCGTTCAGCCGCCAGCGCGGCGGGCGAGGCAAACACCAGTTTCTCCAGGTCGGCGCGGGACATGCCGTACTGCCGCGCCAGCGCCTCGCGCGGCGCGGGGTCTTCGGTGCGCAGAATCACCCCGCCAACGTCAAACAGAAGGGCTTGAATCGGGGGCGTTTGCATGGGGTGAAGTATATCACGAGCGGAAAAAACGAAAAAAATCCGCCCGCCGTCAGAATCAGCGGACGGATTGTCTCATCCGTACAATTTAGTTACGCCGGCGGTCTCTGCGCAGGGACAGGCTTTACTTCCCGACAGCGCGGATAGTTTGAACAGCCGTAAAACTGCTTTCCCTTATGCTCGCCCTGCGTTACCGTGCGCAACACCATCGGGATATTGCATTTGGGGCAGAGGGGAGCAGAATCCTGTTTTGCGGGGGCAGGCGGATCGGAGACCGCCGGAGCGGTCGCGGGGGCTTCGGCGGCAGGTTTACCCAGCGCGTTCCTCAAATGCGGGGCGATCTTTTCGACAAGTTCCTGGGTGGTGTACGCCCGCTGGACGGGGAAGCGCACCAGAGGCAGGTTGGCGGCTTCAAAGACTCTGTCGACAAACTCATCCCTTTTCTGCCGGCGCTCCCGCTGATGGCTGGAATCATCCAGTTCAATGCCCAGGAGCGGCTTCATGGTTGCCGGGTCGCAAATCAGAAAATCCACATGCCGCTGAGCAATGCGGTTGAAATAGGCGAAGTTTTCATTGGGACGGGCGACAAAGAAAACATCCGCCAGGCGAACCTTGGACTGCAGGGTAAAGCGCGCCCCCAGCGTCGAAGACAGCACCTTATAAAAGGACAACTCCGCCGGAGAAAGAAAATCATCGCGCGTTCTGTAGGGCAACTCTTCAGGAAGATCATTTTTACGAAGGAAAGGAAAAATCAGACTCAAACACCCCTGTTTTTCTTTGGTCACTGCCATGTGAAAGACTCCGGAAATGAAAGATGTGTCAATATTTTGCCACAAAACCTTCAGGAGCAGAAATATACGCCGGGCAGGGATTTTCCCGGCATTCTTTGCGCCTTTGCGGGAAACCCCATTGCTCTTCCTTATCTTCTCGCACGGACGTTAAATCAGGTACACCCTCACTTCGGTATCTCCGTCGTTGACCTCGACGATGAGTGGTTCGCGCGATTTGCCCACCGCGTCCAGCATTTCGGGCATGGACTGAGCCACGCCGGGCTGATCGCGCAAGCCGGGGATGACCCCGCCGAAGAGCGTGAAGAACCATTTCCCCAGCAGGATGGGAATGGGGAACGACAGGGCAATCTGCACCTTGCCCTTCTCGCGCACGCGCAGGTGAAGCCAGCGCGCCCCGCGGCTCCAGACTGCCAGCAGTACCACCAGCAACCCAAGGAAGAGGGGGAAGAAGCCACACACAAACCAGAACGGGCTGGAAGCGGCATACCCCAGGGTGATCAGGGCAATGCCGACGATGAGGATGAACCCGCCGATGCCCAGCGGAATCAGCCACCACAACCGCCAGCGGTTGAGGCGCACATCCATTTCGGCGGGGCTTTCCAGCACCTCGCCTGCCGCCGGGGGGATGTCTTCTTCGGGCGATGCAGGCATCTCTTTGGGTGGCGTTTCACCGCGCAGGTATTCTTCGGCTTGTTCGGGCGTTAATTCGCCGCGCTCCACTTTCTTTAAAATTTCGCGCATGGATTCTGGCATGGGCATGTCTCCGTGTGAATACAGATAAGTCCTATTGTACGCCATTTCCCGCGCAGTCCCATCGTCGGGGGAGCGCACCCCGAGCCTGCCGAGGGGCGCAGTAAGGATTATTGACCGCAAAGGCGCGAAGGACGCAAAAAAAAAATCGTGTGCCTCGACAGGCTCGGCGAACGGCTTGACAGGCTCAGCCTTGGGCAGGCTCGGGCTTCGGCTCAGCCCGCCGCTGATGCCAGTACCCCTCTGCCAGATACAGCGCCAGCGCCAGCCACACCACGCTGAATCCCACCAGCCGCGCCTGGTCAAACGGCTCGTGATACAGGAACACCCCCAGCAGGAACTGCATGGTGGGCGAGAGGTACTGAATCAAGCCCATGGTCGAAAGCGGGATGAGCCGCGCCCCCATGCCGAAGAACAGCAGGGGCGTTGCCGTCACCACCCCCGCCAGCGCCAGCAGAAGCGACTCCAGCGCGCTGACGTGCAAAAACGCCCCCTGCCCGCGGGTTTCCAGGAAAATCAGGTATCCCAGCATCAGCGGGGTGACCGCGCCGGTCTCCAGCGTCAAGCCGTGCAGGGAGTTGAGCGGGAAGGTCTTTTTCAGGTAGCCGTAGATGCCAAAGGTGAACGCCAGCGCCAGCGCCAGCCACGGCAGGCGTCCGTAGGCAAATGTCATGTACAGCACGCCCGCCAGCGCCAGCCCGATGGCAAGCCACTGCCCGGGGCGCAGGCGCTCGCGCAGGAACACCACCCCCAGCAGGACGTTCACCAGCGGGTTGATGAAATACCCCAGCGAGGTTTCCACCACATGATTGGCGTTGACGCCCCAAATGTACATGCCCCAGTTCAGCGTCACCAGCGCGCCGGAGAGGGCATACACCCCCAGAACGCGCGGCGAAAGCCGGGCGCGCAGAGCTTCCCACTCCCGCCGCAGGGTGATGAGCAGGACCAGAAACACCAGCGACCACACCACGCGGTGCGCCAGAATCTGCACCGAAGGCACGTTCTGCAGGGCTTTCCAGTACAGCGGAAAGACGCCCCACATCCCGTAAGCCAGAAAGGCGTACACGTACCCCTTTTTCACGGCTGACAATCCTCGCCGAGGTGAAAGTCCTCAAGATTCCAGAGGAAACTGCGCGCCGTCGGGTCGAGCGAGAAGCCGCACAAATCCGGGCGGGCAATGGCAATCTTCAACTGGAAGTACAGCGGAAGCACCGGCAACTGCCCGGCAAAGACCTTCTCGGCGTTCTGCAGGGCTTGCAGGTCTTCCTCAGGGGTAGCGTGCGCCCGCAGAGAGTTCAGGCAGGCGGCATCGTACTCCGCCGAGGAAAAACCGCCCGCGTTGACGCCCAGCCACTGATTGGCGGCGGCGGGGATTTGCCCGCTGGTGTAGAGCGCGCAGGCGTTGCGCTGGCTGGTCTGCCAGTAGAACATGGCAAGGTCAAAGCGCCTGCCGAAGAGCGCCCCATCCGGACCGGGGGCGAACAACTCGCCGGGCGGCAACTGCACAATGTTCGTCTCAATGCCGCAGGCGCGCCAGGACTGTTGCAGGGTCTGCGCGGTTTGACGGCGCAACTCTGCCTGCGTGGTGAGCAGTTCCACCTTCAGCGGCGTACCGTCGGGGACGCCGCTTACCCCCTGCGCCACGCGCGGGGTGTTGGGGTCGCCGTCGGTGTCCTTCCAGCCCACTTCGTCCAGCAGGGCGCTCCCCTTTGCCGGGTCGTAGGGGTATTCGGGCAGGGCATCTTTCTGATAGGCGGGATGATCGGGCGCCAGGTAGCCGCGCGGCACATCCACGCGGTTGAAGAACACCTGCTTAACGATGGACTCGCGGTTGGCGCACAGAGCAAACGCCTGGCGGGTGCGCACATCGCCGAAGAAATCGGGGCGGTCGCCCGCGGCAGGGTCGTAGCCGTCATCGTAAGACGCCGGGCGGATGCCGAAGGCAACGTGCTCCCACTCCGGTCCCTGCGCCAGCAGTAACTGCAGGCGTCCGTTGTTCTGCGTGTTGATGAGTTCTTCCAGCAGGGGCAGGAAATCGGGGTTGGGTTCAACGATGTCGCACTCGCCCGCCACCAGCGCCATCAGCGCGCTGTCGGGCGGATTGCCCGAGAAGCGGAACACCAGCGTATCGAAGGCGGGCAAGCCCTCGGCGGCGCGGAAGTACAGCGGGTTCTTCTTCAGGGTGATGTGGTCACCCGCCGTCCATTCCTGCACGGTGTAAGCCCCCCAGCCCAGCGGCGCGCGGCGGATTTGCTCATCCTGTAATATTTGCGCCGCGCTCAGCGTCCCCCAGGCGTGTTTGGGCAGGGGCAGGAAGAAGTAAGCGGGGTAATTGCGCTCCACAAAGCCCGGCACGCCCACCCACTCCACCGTGCGCTCGTCCAGCGCAGTGTAGGAAAGGGTGCGGTCAATCAGCCCTTTGGCGGTGGGGGTTGCCGGGTCGGCGGCAATCTGGAAGGAAAAGACCGAGTCTTCGGCAGTGAGCGGCGCGCCGTCGGACCACTGGATGCCCGCTTTAAGGCGGAAGGTGACGCTCAGGCGCTCCATCTGTAAGGGGCTGGTGCCGTCCCAGGTGACGGCGCACTCCGGCGAAGAACACCCGGCAGGCAGGACCTGCACACCCGCCGCCAGCGCCACCAAATTGCCCGCCGTATCCACCACGGGGTCGCCGGCTTTGACCTTGACGGCTTCGATGCGCGCATCGCCGTCGCTCAGCGCGGGCATCTTCTCCAGAATCACCGGCTGAACGGCGTACTGTCGGGTGTCAAACGGACCATCGTAGAGAGCTTCCAGCACCGCCCACATACTGCGCGAGTTGCCGCCGTAGGGATACAGTGTTTGCGGTTCTTCGGCAAGGCACACCACCAGCGTTTTGGGCAGTTCGGGGGTGGGGACGGGCGTATCGGTAGGAAGGGGCGCAGGCGTTGCGGTACTCACCGCCGGGGTGGCAGTGGGCGGCACGATGCATCCGCTCGCCAGCGCCAGCGTTATCAGCAAAAGGGGTATCCAGCGTTTCACGGTTATTCCTCCATCCTTCTTTACAGCCGCGCCAACCGCGGCTGGACCTGGCACAGTATTCTGAACAAGCAATCTAACACAGGCGGGGATGAACGTCAAGCGTCCCGCGGCGGGTTTGTGCCCCTCAGGAATTTCCTGATTGACACCCCTCCGGGAGACAGTTTACCTTAAAAGCATGAGCGCTTATCGTGTCTTACTCGTGGACGACAGTCCTCAATTTTTGCAAAGCGCCTCCAGCCTGCTGCGCAGCATTCACGGCGTGGAACTGGTGGGCACTGCCGGGACGCTGGCAGAAGCCGTGAAGCAAGCCGAACGCCTTGCCCCTGACTTAATCCTGCTGGACTTAATCCTGCCCGACGGCAACGGCATTGAAGCCGCCCGCCAGATCCGCCAGAACAACCCGCAGGCGAGCATCGTCATCCTTTCCATTTATGACATGAACGATTACCGCGAAGCCGCCGATGCCGTGGGCGTGCTGGATTTCATTCCCAAGCAGGAATTAAGCGAAACCCTCATCCTCTCATGGCTCAACCGCTCTCCCAAAGAGAAGGTGCGGCGGCGGATTCTGGTGGTGGACGACTCGCCCACCATTCGGCGCATGATCATCACTGCCCTCAAACCTCTGGAAGCGGATTTCGAAGAAGCCAGCAACGGGCTGGAAGCGCTGGAAAAGATGACCCTGATGTCTTTTGACCTGGTGACGCTGGATATTAACATGCCCGATATGCACGGCATGGAAGTTCTGCAGTTTATCCGCAAGGTGGATCGCCTGAAAGACCTGCCGGTCATCATGCTCACCACCCGCGGCGATGAAGAGAGCCTGCAGGAAGCCATGAGCCTGGGCGCCAACCGTTACCTCACCAAGCCGTTCAGCCCCTCTTCGCTGTTGCGCACCGTTGAGGAGTTGTGGAAATGATCTCGCCCGACACACCCTTCTCCGACCTGGAAGGCTTCTTCGAAGAAGCCGACGAGCATCTGCAGGGCATCACCCGCCT of Anaerolinea thermophila UNI-1 contains these proteins:
- the rarD gene encoding EamA family transporter RarD; translation: MKKGYVYAFLAYGMWGVFPLYWKALQNVPSVQILAHRVVWSLVFLVLLITLRREWEALRARLSPRVLGVYALSGALVTLNWGMYIWGVNANHVVETSLGYFINPLVNVLLGVVFLRERLRPGQWLAIGLALAGVLYMTFAYGRLPWLALALAFTFGIYGYLKKTFPLNSLHGLTLETGAVTPLMLGYLIFLETRGQGAFLHVSALESLLLALAGVVTATPLLFFGMGARLIPLSTMGLIQYLSPTMQFLLGVFLYHEPFDQARLVGFSVVWLALALYLAEGYWHQRRAEPKPEPAQG
- a CDS encoding response regulator, which encodes MSAYRVLLVDDSPQFLQSASSLLRSIHGVELVGTAGTLAEAVKQAERLAPDLILLDLILPDGNGIEAARQIRQNNPQASIVILSIYDMNDYREAADAVGVLDFIPKQELSETLILSWLNRSPKEKVRRRILVVDDSPTIRRMIITALKPLEADFEEASNGLEALEKMTLMSFDLVTLDINMPDMHGMEVLQFIRKVDRLKDLPVIMLTTRGDEESLQEAMSLGANRYLTKPFSPSSLLRTVEELWK
- a CDS encoding DUF2726 domain-containing protein — translated: MAVTKEKQGCLSLIFPFLRKNDLPEELPYRTRDDFLSPAELSFYKVLSSTLGARFTLQSKVRLADVFFVARPNENFAYFNRIAQRHVDFLICDPATMKPLLGIELDDSSHQRERRQKRDEFVDRVFEAANLPLVRFPVQRAYTTQELVEKIAPHLRNALGKPAAEAPATAPAVSDPPAPAKQDSAPLCPKCNIPMVLRTVTQGEHKGKQFYGCSNYPRCREVKPVPAQRPPA
- a CDS encoding HAD family hydrolase: MQTPPIQALLFDVGGVILRTEDPAPREALARQYGMSRADLEKLVFASPAALAAERGEADEPAVWDFVARTLRLSAPQLTAFREQFWAGDRVDTALLAFLAEARPRVRTGLLSNAWTRDLRALLCAFGAPADLLDRAVEVWLTSSMLGARKPDPRAFAAALAHLGASAGQTVFVDDFVENVEGARRAGLVGVHFQTTAQALETLRRLLENAWSR
- a CDS encoding peptide ABC transporter substrate-binding protein; its protein translation is MKRWIPLLLITLALASGCIVPPTATPAVSTATPAPLPTDTPVPTPELPKTLVVCLAEEPQTLYPYGGNSRSMWAVLEALYDGPFDTRQYAVQPVILEKMPALSDGDARIEAVKVKAGDPVVDTAGNLVALAAGVQVLPAGCSSPECAVTWDGTSPLQMERLSVTFRLKAGIQWSDGAPLTAEDSVFSFQIAADPATPTAKGLIDRTLSYTALDERTVEWVGVPGFVERNYPAYFFLPLPKHAWGTLSAAQILQDEQIRRAPLGWGAYTVQEWTAGDHITLKKNPLYFRAAEGLPAFDTLVFRFSGNPPDSALMALVAGECDIVEPNPDFLPLLEELINTQNNGRLQLLLAQGPEWEHVAFGIRPASYDDGYDPAAGDRPDFFGDVRTRQAFALCANRESIVKQVFFNRVDVPRGYLAPDHPAYQKDALPEYPYDPAKGSALLDEVGWKDTDGDPNTPRVAQGVSGVPDGTPLKVELLTTQAELRRQTAQTLQQSWRACGIETNIVQLPPGELFAPGPDGALFGRRFDLAMFYWQTSQRNACALYTSGQIPAAANQWLGVNAGGFSSAEYDAACLNSLRAHATPEEDLQALQNAEKVFAGQLPVLPLYFQLKIAIARPDLCGFSLDPTARSFLWNLEDFHLGEDCQP